DNA from Nitrospira sp.:
TCGGCCATTGCCCCATGTCTATGAAACAGACTGACGACCGTCAGGTCGTCTCGCGACGCAATCGCCGCCTCGACCCACGGTGTCAGCAGTGCGGACAGGCGCTCCGAGGCTTTCATGGCCCATGGATCGTTCTTATTGGCGACTCGAAGCGTGATCTCCTTGTAGGTTTGAAGCGCTCGATGCATGTCGCGTGCATGTTCGTATTCTTTGCCGAGGTAATACAGGGCCTCACTTCCCATCGCATTACCGACTTCGCGAGTCGCAATCTCTTCGAGCAGCGATCGGTAGGAGACGTCCGTCTGGTCCGGAATCGGCACATCATGGATCATGGCGCTGACCGTGAGCCCGAGCGAATTGCTGCCGGCCGGCAACATGTTCTCCGCGCGTAACGCAGCGAGCCGGAGTTTGGCCGTCGTCTCCAACGCGCTGGTCGGATAGAGCGAGGGAATCAGAGCATAGATGAACTCAGCAAGAGGCTGTTTGGCACCAGCCCGCAATCCCTCGGCTACGTGCAGCAGAGCCGTAGGCGCATATTCATGGCGAGGATAGAGATTGTAGAAGAGCAACATGAGCTCTCGAGCGGAAGCCACGTGATGCAGGTTCGCCTGCGTGACGGCATACCGCTGAAGAGACAAAGGGTCGCCTCTCAGGAGATGCGGCCATCGTCGGTAGCCGATATCGAACATCGGCTGCGCTTCGGAAAATCGTTGCTCTCTGAACAGCGCATGAGCCAACCCCAACGTCGCTCCTTGGAGCAACAGCTCGTCTTCACGTCGTTTTCGAACGTCGACAAACGCATGCTCGGCATCGCTCCATTTCCCCATGGCCATGAACGTGTACCCAAGACCCAACAAAGCCCGATTCCTATCGAAGGGAACAGTGACGGAATGGGCCATAGCTTGCTCGTACAGCGCTTGGGCCTCTTGGAACGCGCCTTGCTCAAAATATAAATCCGCGATCCGCCATCCCGCTCTCCCGGCATTTGACGATTGTGGATGATCTCGAAGGAGTTTTTTGTACTCCACAATCGCCTCGAACCGGGATTGGCCCGAGACACCCTCACGCAACAAGAGTTCGACCAGGAAGGCCTTCGCCGATGGGACGAGCGGACTTTCAGGATGTTCCTTTACGATCTTCCCAAAGAAACGTTGCGCCTCCGACCATGCGTTCTTCTTGTACGCGGACCAGCCTTCTTGCCAAGCCAGACCGTCAATCCCCGACGATCGGCCCTCCTGACGAGGCCCGTCATCAGGCAGCGGTTGGGCCAGCCGTTCACCAGATACTGGATGCCGTATCGATGTCGTTCGTTCGGTGACTGCCGCGATCGAAGTATT
Protein-coding regions in this window:
- a CDS encoding tetratricopeptide repeat protein, with the translated sequence MSFSSPTLGEAPSYSSPNTSIAAVTERTTSIRHPVSGERLAQPLPDDGPRQEGRSSGIDGLAWQEGWSAYKKNAWSEAQRFFGKIVKEHPESPLVPSAKAFLVELLLREGVSGQSRFEAIVEYKKLLRDHPQSSNAGRAGWRIADLYFEQGAFQEAQALYEQAMAHSVTVPFDRNRALLGLGYTFMAMGKWSDAEHAFVDVRKRREDELLLQGATLGLAHALFREQRFSEAQPMFDIGYRRWPHLLRGDPLSLQRYAVTQANLHHVASARELMLLFYNLYPRHEYAPTALLHVAEGLRAGAKQPLAEFIYALIPSLYPTSALETTAKLRLAALRAENMLPAGSNSLGLTVSAMIHDVPIPDQTDVSYRSLLEEIATREVGNAMGSEALYYLGKEYEHARDMHRALQTYKEITLRVANKNDPWAMKASERLSALLTPWVEAAIASRDDLTVVSLFHRHGAMAEQRYARSPLLLDIADSHRRLGFSLEAVRLYQSVIKSHSDSALLEPALIGLGKIYLDQQDPQAARKVLERYRFQFPLGKYEGEVVDLLIDTMRQQRDLQGLLHLCRTWLLRHPVHPERPAMYIQLAKTLGELEKLDESALAYEEAFRAGAAQSSDALISYADTLSRLNRYERAIAAYQSVLEKKPNASQADWARLQTAQHWTALKQYDRATVALAELDVTDDPMLNRLSSFLKASLRTAGRSGRSEGL